Below is a genomic region from Xylophilus sp. GW821-FHT01B05.
AAAATACCCGCCAGCCATAAAGGCGGGCGGGCAGCGCGGTGAGCGCGGTTCAGCTATTTAGAAGCTTGGGTTTTCGCCTTCAGCGATCTGGCCGGTGCGCACGGCCTGGATGGCTTGGTCGCGCACTTCAGCGCGGGACACGCTGGAGTTCACGCGTGGCAGCACGCGCGAACCGGCGCCTTCCATGTTGCGGTTGTGGGCGGCGTAGACGGCTTCGGCTTGCACTTCGGTGCGGTCGCGCTGCGA
It encodes:
- a CDS encoding DUF4148 domain-containing protein, giving the protein MKSRNILAVSALALLSTLGAAAHAAGEGDDLSSRALQFQSQRDRTEVQAEAVYAAHNRNMEGAGSRVLPRVNSSVSRAEVRDQAIQAVRTGQIAEGENPSF